Proteins encoded together in one Aeromonas encheleia window:
- a CDS encoding MltR family transcriptional regulator, producing the protein MTTHQEDEILERLNEQDGPRGFFLEVVTILEEAVDSLMRRAFRQEEYAVKYAIEPLLNQSGPLGQLEVRLKLIFALGLISLERYQDLEAYLKIRDFLVRDPKDYRFSDKPIRDLLARLHGLNQGSMMPQDPPANEEDWPFYQMQLNRLDQVVRSALVLAVADCVAELHKESPI; encoded by the coding sequence ATGACCACACACCAGGAAGATGAAATACTGGAACGACTGAACGAGCAGGATGGCCCCCGCGGCTTCTTTCTCGAAGTCGTGACCATCCTGGAAGAGGCGGTCGACTCCCTGATGCGGCGCGCGTTCCGTCAGGAGGAGTATGCCGTCAAATACGCCATCGAACCCCTGCTCAACCAGAGCGGCCCCCTCGGCCAGCTGGAGGTGCGCCTCAAGCTCATCTTCGCCCTCGGTCTCATCTCCCTCGAGCGCTATCAGGATCTGGAAGCCTACCTGAAGATCCGCGATTTTCTGGTGCGCGATCCCAAGGATTACCGCTTCAGCGACAAGCCGATCCGCGATCTGCTGGCTCGTCTGCACGGTCTCAACCAGGGCAGCATGATGCCGCAGGATCCCCCGGCCAACGAGGAAGACTGGCCCTTCTACCAGATGCAGCTCAACCGGCTCGATCAGGTGGTGCGCTCCGCACTGGTGCTGGCGGTGGCCGACTGCGTCGCCGAGCTTCACAAAGAGAGCCCCATCTAG
- a CDS encoding beta strand repeat-containing protein, producing the protein MSKPMNVFLSLFLTLFLFSCGGGGGGGNESPDPGAKTLTKIDISADTAGTKTRAEANPSTPLGISTQYSAIATYSDNTTEDITALATWSSADTSIATIDEKGLAKPLKISKTEITASYQGVTSNASTLTITDAIATKISVIPPTTKVAKGLSLQLQAIATLSDDSTKDVSTQANWQSSNPAVLEVDTQGKITARDIGDATVSATLQGVTGQTSVSAVNLAISQIQITPATVTLAIGTKTKLTALATLADQSVQDVSSQVGWLSSNPAVATIDGTGQVTGVAAGTVTLSASLLGVTATTSVTVNNTSASTLQVIPAASSIALGTKTQLQAIATFQDGSTQDVSEQVQWSSSDTTLADINSVGLVTSKGIGQVTLSATLGAISRSATLTVTNAITTSIQITPAAKSLPKGTKQQFQAIATFSDNSSQDLTSQVDWDSSDINVATIDLNGEATAFNEGNTIISAKFQNVTSNASTLEVTGATLNAGGLTITVPPMTLSAGLTGQLAANGSYSDGSSVNVTTSVSWTSSDPAVATVDASGLVTGVAPGTATITGTLDGQSATLSVTVTNATLNVGGLTITVPPLTLAVGLTGQLAASGTYSDGTSADVTANVQWDTSDPAIATVSLTGLVTAVAPGTATITGILDGQSATLSVTVTNATINAGGLTITVPPMTLAAGQTGQLAANGNYSDGSSVDVTASVTWVSSDPAVATVDASGLVTGVAPGTATITGTLGGQSATLLVTVSNAVLIAGGLTIATPPLTLAAGLTGQLVANGSYSDGSNVNVTTSVSWASSNPAVASVGLHTGLVTAVAPGITTITGTLNGETATLLVTVTNAAINPGGLTITVPPLTLAAGLTGQLVANGSYSDGSNLDVTANVSWTSSAPTVATVGLNTGLVTAVVPGTATITGTLGGQTATLQVTVTNAILNPFGLSITVPPLTLAAGLTGQLAANGSYSDGSNINVTNSVSWSSGTPAVATVSSTGLVTAVTPGVAVITGTLNGQNATLLITVTSAALNPGGLNITVPPLTLAAGLTGQLTAQGSYSDGSTVDVTANVSWTSSAPAIASVGLNSGLVTALQPGTATITGTLNGESATLGVTVSNAVVVSVAIAPISPLAAGTSTQLKVTATLSDTTTQDVSAQANWLSSNPGVFSVTSTGLATGVTVGSANVSVNVQGVTASLPVTVSNAVLSSLVISSTSSINLLNTVRTITFTAIGHYSDGSTQNVTSSATWRMNGGLLALGLGNTYVLVIPLGSTNFQAELNGVSSNILTFPGLIP; encoded by the coding sequence ATGAGCAAACCAATGAATGTATTTCTCTCACTGTTTCTTACCCTCTTCTTATTCAGTTGTGGTGGAGGAGGGGGAGGAGGAAATGAGTCCCCCGATCCAGGCGCCAAGACGCTGACCAAGATCGATATCTCTGCCGACACCGCAGGCACCAAGACCAGGGCCGAAGCCAATCCCAGCACCCCGCTTGGCATCAGCACCCAATATTCGGCTATTGCAACCTATAGCGATAACACCACGGAAGACATCACGGCTCTGGCCACTTGGAGCAGTGCCGACACCAGCATTGCCACCATCGATGAGAAAGGCCTGGCCAAACCACTCAAAATCAGCAAGACCGAGATAACGGCCAGCTATCAGGGGGTCACCAGCAATGCGTCCACGCTGACCATCACTGATGCCATTGCTACCAAGATCAGCGTCATTCCCCCCACCACCAAGGTGGCCAAGGGGTTGTCGCTGCAATTGCAAGCCATCGCCACCCTATCCGATGACAGCACCAAAGATGTGTCGACCCAAGCCAACTGGCAGAGCAGCAACCCGGCCGTGCTGGAAGTCGATACACAAGGTAAGATTACTGCTCGCGATATCGGCGATGCTACCGTCAGCGCCACCCTGCAAGGTGTCACCGGTCAGACTAGCGTCTCTGCAGTGAATCTGGCGATCAGCCAGATCCAGATCACTCCAGCCACGGTCACCCTGGCTATCGGCACCAAGACGAAGCTGACGGCCCTCGCTACTCTTGCTGACCAAAGCGTTCAGGATGTCTCCTCTCAGGTAGGCTGGTTGAGCAGTAACCCCGCCGTCGCAACCATTGATGGTACGGGTCAGGTCACCGGTGTCGCTGCAGGCACTGTCACCCTCTCCGCAAGCCTGCTCGGTGTAACTGCCACTACCAGCGTCACGGTCAACAACACCAGCGCCAGCACTCTGCAAGTCATTCCTGCAGCAAGCTCCATTGCTTTGGGCACCAAGACCCAGTTGCAGGCCATCGCTACCTTCCAGGACGGCTCCACTCAAGATGTTTCGGAACAGGTGCAGTGGAGCAGCAGTGACACCACATTGGCAGATATCAATAGTGTGGGACTGGTCACGAGCAAAGGCATTGGCCAGGTAACACTCTCCGCCACGCTGGGAGCCATCAGTCGCAGTGCAACACTGACTGTCACCAACGCCATTACCACCTCCATCCAGATTACCCCCGCAGCCAAATCACTGCCCAAAGGGACCAAGCAGCAATTCCAGGCAATAGCGACCTTCAGCGACAACTCATCGCAGGATCTCACCAGTCAGGTCGACTGGGATAGTTCGGACATCAACGTAGCCACCATCGACCTGAATGGTGAGGCGACCGCCTTCAATGAAGGGAATACCATCATTTCGGCCAAGTTCCAGAACGTGACCAGCAACGCTTCTACGCTGGAGGTGACCGGTGCCACCCTCAATGCCGGTGGGCTCACCATCACGGTACCGCCCATGACGCTGTCAGCCGGCCTGACCGGTCAGCTTGCCGCCAACGGCAGCTACAGCGATGGCAGCAGTGTGAATGTGACCACCTCCGTCAGCTGGACCAGCAGTGACCCCGCTGTCGCCACCGTCGATGCATCCGGTCTGGTCACTGGCGTCGCCCCCGGCACCGCCACCATCACCGGCACCCTGGACGGCCAGAGCGCAACGCTCTCTGTCACCGTCACCAACGCCACCCTCAATGTCGGTGGACTCACCATCACGGTGCCGCCACTGACGCTGGCCGTTGGCCTGACGGGTCAGCTTGCCGCCAGCGGAACCTACAGCGATGGCACGAGCGCGGATGTCACCGCCAATGTCCAATGGGACACCAGTGATCCAGCCATCGCAACCGTTAGCCTGACCGGCCTGGTCACCGCTGTCGCCCCCGGCACCGCCACCATCACCGGCATCCTGGATGGCCAGAGTGCAACGCTCTCCGTCACCGTCACCAACGCCACTATCAATGCAGGTGGGCTCACCATCACGGTGCCGCCCATGACGCTGGCAGCCGGTCAGACCGGTCAGCTTGCCGCCAACGGCAACTACAGTGATGGCAGCAGTGTGGATGTGACCGCCTCCGTCACCTGGGTCAGCAGTGATCCGGCTGTCGCCACCGTCGATGCATCCGGTCTGGTCACTGGCGTCGCCCCCGGCACCGCCACCATCACTGGTACCCTGGGCGGCCAGAGTGCGACCCTGTTAGTCACTGTCAGCAATGCGGTGCTCATTGCAGGTGGGTTGACCATAGCCACACCGCCTCTGACCCTGGCCGCAGGCCTGACAGGTCAACTGGTTGCCAATGGTAGTTATAGCGATGGCAGCAACGTGAATGTGACCACCTCCGTCAGCTGGGCCAGCAGCAACCCTGCCGTTGCGTCCGTTGGCCTCCACACCGGTCTGGTCACTGCTGTCGCGCCGGGAATCACCACCATCACGGGCACCCTGAATGGAGAAACTGCAACCCTGCTGGTGACTGTCACCAACGCAGCCATCAATCCCGGTGGGCTCACCATCACAGTGCCACCTTTGACCCTGGCTGCCGGCCTGACCGGCCAGCTCGTCGCCAATGGTAGCTACAGCGATGGCAGCAACCTGGATGTCACCGCCAATGTCAGTTGGACCAGCAGCGCCCCTACCGTTGCGACCGTTGGCCTCAACACCGGCCTGGTCACTGCTGTCGTACCGGGAACGGCCACCATTACAGGAACTCTTGGCGGGCAAACTGCGACCCTGCAGGTGACTGTCACCAACGCCATCCTTAACCCATTTGGACTCAGCATCACGGTGCCCCCATTGACCCTGGCCGCCGGTCTGACCGGTCAGCTTGCCGCCAATGGCAGCTACAGTGACGGCAGCAACATCAACGTCACCAACAGTGTCAGCTGGAGCAGCGGCACCCCCGCTGTTGCGACCGTCAGCTCGACCGGCCTGGTCACAGCGGTTACGCCGGGTGTTGCTGTGATTACCGGTACTCTGAACGGGCAAAATGCGACCCTGTTGATCACCGTGACCAGTGCCGCCCTCAATCCGGGTGGACTCAACATCACGGTACCGCCCTTAACGTTGGCTGCAGGGCTGACGGGTCAACTGACCGCCCAGGGTAGCTACAGCGATGGCAGCACCGTAGATGTCACCGCCAATGTCAGCTGGACCAGCAGTGCCCCAGCCATTGCGAGTGTTGGCCTCAATTCCGGCCTGGTCACTGCGCTGCAACCGGGAACTGCCACCATCACAGGGACTCTGAATGGAGAGAGCGCCACGTTGGGAGTGACGGTATCCAATGCGGTGGTCGTCAGCGTGGCTATCGCTCCCATTAGCCCGCTGGCGGCGGGCACATCGACACAGCTCAAGGTCACGGCGACGCTGAGCGACACAACCACTCAGGATGTCTCCGCTCAGGCCAATTGGCTGAGCAGCAACCCCGGCGTATTCAGCGTCACGTCGACGGGCCTGGCGACTGGGGTCACCGTCGGCAGTGCGAACGTCAGTGTCAACGTACAGGGTGTCACAGCCTCCCTGCCGGTCACCGTCAGCAATGCGGTGCTGAGCAGCTTGGTAATCAGCTCCACCAGCAGTATTAACTTGCTGAACACGGTAAGGACTATCACCTTCACGGCGATAGGCCACTACTCGGACGGCAGCACACAGAATGTGACCAGCAGTGCGACTTGGCGCATGAATGGCGGTCTGTTGGCCTTGGGGCTGGGCAATACCTATGTGTTGGTTATTCCCCTCGGCAGTACCAACTTCCAAGCCGAGCTCAATGGGGTATCCAGCAACATATTGACTTTCCCTGGCCTGATACCTTAA
- a CDS encoding mannitol-1-phosphate 5-dehydrogenase, with the protein MKTLHFGAGNIGRGFIGKLLADASHQVTFADVNETLIDQLNHRQEYKVHVVGADQKLDVVRNVAAVSSAGHEVIARIITADLVTTAVGPNILDKIASTLAKGLQARFDAGNLTPLNVIACENMVRGTSHLKQEVLKFLPVAYHATLESCVGFVDSAVDRIVPPAAANDDPLEVTVESFSEWIVDQTQFKGELPQVAGMEPTDNLMAFVERKLFTLNTGHIVTAYLGKLRGYRTVREAIEDPLIRSKVRRAMEESGAVLVKRYGFDPRLHAAYIEKILARFANPYLVDEIDRVGRQPLRKLAAGDRLVKPLLGTLEYGLPSDHLQEGIAAALHYRNADDPQAVELQSLLAELGPAQALARVTGLAADSEIVRAIVARYDTLK; encoded by the coding sequence ATGAAAACATTGCATTTTGGTGCCGGCAACATAGGTCGTGGCTTCATTGGAAAACTGCTGGCGGACGCCAGCCACCAGGTCACTTTCGCCGACGTCAACGAGACCCTGATCGATCAGCTCAACCACCGCCAGGAGTACAAGGTGCACGTGGTGGGGGCGGATCAGAAGCTGGACGTGGTGCGCAACGTGGCGGCGGTCAGCTCCGCCGGTCACGAGGTGATCGCCCGCATCATCACCGCCGATCTGGTCACCACAGCGGTCGGCCCCAACATTCTGGACAAGATTGCCAGCACCCTGGCCAAGGGGCTGCAGGCCCGCTTCGATGCCGGCAACCTGACCCCGCTCAACGTCATCGCCTGCGAGAACATGGTGCGCGGCACCAGCCATCTCAAGCAGGAGGTACTCAAGTTCCTGCCGGTCGCGTATCATGCCACGCTCGAATCCTGCGTCGGCTTCGTCGACTCCGCGGTGGATCGCATAGTGCCACCGGCGGCGGCCAACGACGATCCGCTGGAAGTGACGGTGGAGAGCTTCAGCGAGTGGATCGTCGATCAGACCCAGTTCAAGGGCGAACTGCCGCAGGTGGCGGGCATGGAGCCCACCGACAACCTGATGGCCTTCGTCGAGCGCAAGCTGTTCACCCTCAACACCGGCCACATAGTCACCGCCTACCTCGGCAAGTTGCGGGGCTATCGCACCGTGCGCGAGGCGATAGAGGATCCGCTGATCCGCAGCAAGGTGCGCCGCGCCATGGAGGAGAGCGGAGCCGTACTGGTGAAACGCTACGGCTTCGACCCGCGCCTGCACGCCGCCTATATCGAGAAGATCCTGGCCCGCTTCGCCAACCCCTATCTGGTGGACGAAATCGACCGGGTCGGCCGTCAGCCGCTGCGCAAGCTGGCGGCGGGGGATCGGCTGGTGAAGCCGCTGCTCGGCACCCTGGAGTACGGCCTGCCGAGCGATCACCTGCAGGAGGGGATAGCCGCGGCGCTGCACTATCGCAACGCCGATGACCCCCAGGCGGTGGAGCTGCAGAGCCTGCTGGCAGAGCTTGGCCCGGCCCAGGCCCTGGCCCGGGTGACAGGCCTTGCCGCCGACAGCGAGATAGTGCGTGCCATCGTCGCCCGTTACGACACCTTGAAGTGA
- a CDS encoding cation:proton antiporter has protein sequence MIALSLAGIALISLLAQWLAWFLRVPAILFLLLSGLLLGPMTGLLDPDQLLGELLFPLVSLSVAIILFEGALTLHLAELKGIGKVVRNLCSVGMLASFAVIGSASYFLLGLDWRVAMVLGAVLVVTGPTVVAPMLNVIRPTREVDRILRWEGIVIDPIGALFAVLVFEAVRLGSQGDLIGHTLLALAKTVGVGSFIGVAAGWLTTLLIRKDWLPVSLHKFGVLALVLVTFSLSNWLSHESGLLAITVFGIWLANQEGLDLEEVLAFKEDLAVILISSLFILLAARLDLAQLWQLGPMVLALLCVVQFVARPLCILVSTWGSDLSWRARALLSWIAPRGIVAAAVSASFAISLHQADIPDADKLVPLVFAVIISTVVLQSLTSAPLAGLLKMRQSAPNTWLIIGANSVARAIGRALAEQGVPVQLCDPAWEFCRQARMSNLPCYFGNPQSEHAELHLPLTSISTVLALSPNRHNNALGVLHFAHLYGEEKVYSLRSSEQHGKANRESATFRARQNLFGPEVNYARLSGLLSRGGQIKATRLSDAFDWAQYQEANPGAIPLFVLDARAKPHVVTGPIQPQAGELLIALQPPREPPAP, from the coding sequence ATGATCGCACTCTCCCTGGCGGGGATCGCCCTGATCTCCCTGTTGGCGCAATGGCTGGCCTGGTTCCTGCGGGTGCCCGCCATCCTGTTTCTGCTACTGAGTGGCCTGCTGCTCGGCCCGATGACGGGTCTGCTCGATCCGGATCAGTTGCTGGGGGAGCTGTTGTTCCCGCTGGTGTCCCTGTCGGTGGCCATCATCTTGTTCGAAGGGGCCCTGACCCTGCATCTGGCCGAACTCAAGGGAATAGGCAAGGTGGTGCGCAACCTCTGCTCGGTGGGCATGCTGGCCAGTTTCGCCGTCATCGGCAGCGCCAGCTACTTTCTGCTGGGGCTGGACTGGCGGGTCGCCATGGTGCTCGGTGCCGTGCTGGTGGTGACGGGGCCGACCGTGGTCGCCCCCATGCTCAACGTGATCCGCCCCACCCGGGAGGTGGACCGCATACTGCGCTGGGAAGGGATAGTCATAGACCCCATCGGTGCCCTGTTTGCGGTGCTGGTGTTCGAGGCGGTGCGCCTCGGCAGCCAGGGGGATCTCATCGGCCACACCCTGCTGGCACTGGCAAAAACGGTGGGGGTCGGCTCCTTCATCGGGGTGGCCGCCGGCTGGCTTACCACACTGCTGATCCGCAAGGACTGGCTGCCGGTCAGCCTGCACAAGTTCGGGGTGCTGGCGCTGGTGCTGGTCACCTTCAGCCTCTCCAACTGGCTCAGCCACGAATCCGGCCTGTTGGCGATCACAGTGTTCGGCATCTGGCTTGCCAATCAGGAGGGGCTGGACCTGGAAGAGGTGCTGGCCTTCAAGGAGGATCTCGCCGTCATCCTTATCTCCTCCCTGTTCATCCTGCTGGCGGCCCGCCTCGACCTGGCCCAGCTCTGGCAGCTCGGTCCCATGGTGCTGGCGCTGCTGTGCGTGGTGCAGTTCGTGGCGCGCCCGCTCTGCATCCTGGTCTCGACTTGGGGCTCGGATCTCTCCTGGCGAGCCCGCGCCCTGCTCAGCTGGATAGCACCGCGGGGCATAGTGGCGGCGGCGGTCAGCGCCTCCTTCGCCATCAGCCTGCATCAGGCTGATATTCCCGATGCGGACAAGCTGGTGCCCCTGGTGTTCGCGGTGATCATCTCCACAGTGGTGCTGCAAAGCCTCACCTCGGCGCCACTGGCGGGCCTGCTCAAGATGCGCCAGAGCGCCCCCAACACCTGGCTCATCATAGGGGCCAACTCGGTGGCGCGGGCCATAGGCCGGGCGCTGGCGGAGCAGGGGGTGCCGGTGCAGCTCTGCGACCCGGCCTGGGAATTTTGCAGGCAGGCGCGCATGAGCAATCTGCCCTGTTACTTCGGCAATCCGCAGTCCGAACATGCCGAGCTGCACCTGCCGCTCACCAGCATCAGTACAGTGCTGGCGCTCTCCCCCAACCGCCACAACAACGCCCTCGGCGTGCTGCACTTCGCCCATCTGTACGGGGAGGAGAAGGTCTACTCCCTGCGATCCAGCGAGCAGCACGGCAAGGCGAACCGGGAGAGCGCCACCTTCCGCGCCCGCCAGAACCTGTTCGGACCCGAGGTCAACTATGCCCGCCTGAGCGGCCTGCTGAGCCGGGGCGGCCAGATCAAGGCGACCCGGCTGAGCGACGCCTTTGACTGGGCCCAGTACCAGGAGGCCAATCCGGGTGCCATCCCCTTGTTCGTGCTGGATGCCAGGGCGAAGCCCCATGTCGTCACCGGCCCTATCCAGCCGCAGGCAGGCGAGCTGCTGATCGCCCTGCAGCCACCCAGGGAGCCGCCGGCGCCCTGA
- a CDS encoding mechanosensitive ion channel domain-containing protein, with amino-acid sequence MTTWESFGVTLLLLLGHTLIRGLIHKSLMALAQSRQVSENRVLYVEHVFHFLLGCATLLILAGVWGLDFSRLVVLASSFFAVLGVAMVAQWSILSNITASITIFFAFPYKIGDRIRILDKDDSVTGVITEIGLFYLRVRDDNGDLVTYPANLILQKPVRRLESKEAEPLQPE; translated from the coding sequence ATGACGACATGGGAATCTTTTGGTGTGACCCTGCTGCTGTTGCTGGGCCACACCCTCATCCGCGGTCTCATTCACAAGAGTCTGATGGCGCTGGCTCAGAGCCGGCAGGTGAGCGAGAACCGGGTGCTCTACGTGGAGCATGTGTTCCACTTCCTGCTCGGCTGCGCCACCCTGCTGATCCTGGCGGGGGTGTGGGGGCTCGACTTCTCCCGGCTGGTGGTACTCGCCTCTTCCTTCTTTGCCGTGCTCGGCGTCGCCATGGTGGCGCAGTGGTCGATCCTCTCCAACATCACCGCCAGCATCACCATCTTCTTCGCCTTCCCCTACAAGATTGGCGACAGGATCCGCATCCTCGACAAGGATGATTCCGTCACCGGTGTCATCACCGAGATCGGCCTGTTCTACCTGCGGGTGCGGGATGACAACGGCGATCTGGTGACCTACCCGGCCAACCTGATCCTGCAAAAGCCGGTCAGACGACTGGAGAGCAAGGAAGCCGAGCCGTTGCAGCCGGAATAA
- the zntB gene encoding zinc transporter ZntB, whose product MNMNEKDVQMDRVPSDVIYGLTLDGKGGMQPLEPGSEIPGPQPSWLHLDYGNPESARWLLHTPLFNDAVRESLLGQSNRPKLVRMGEAVLLILRGINHNQEHRPEEMVALRIYITPDLILSSRRRPLLSETDVFEQLKLGGGADSPADWLVEICDALTERAGEFVEELHDQILELEERVLTRDLPANGRLALIRKQLIMIRRYLSPQRDLVARLANEKISWLDEDDRRRLLDIADRLRRWLDDLDAGVARTAVLADEINNLMAEATNRRAYQMSVMALLFLPATFLTGLFGINLGGIPGAESPLAFWVFSGSLLTLATVLAVWLKHRRWW is encoded by the coding sequence ATGAACATGAACGAGAAGGACGTGCAGATGGATCGGGTGCCCAGTGACGTGATTTATGGCCTGACCCTAGATGGCAAGGGGGGCATGCAGCCGCTGGAGCCAGGCAGCGAGATCCCGGGGCCGCAACCCAGCTGGCTGCACCTGGATTATGGCAATCCGGAGTCGGCTCGCTGGTTGCTGCACACACCTCTGTTCAATGACGCCGTGCGTGAATCCCTGCTCGGCCAGAGCAACCGCCCCAAGCTGGTGCGGATGGGAGAGGCGGTGCTGCTGATCCTGCGTGGCATCAACCACAACCAGGAGCACCGCCCCGAGGAGATGGTGGCGCTGCGCATCTACATCACGCCGGATCTTATCCTCAGCAGTCGCCGTCGCCCCCTGCTGTCGGAGACGGACGTCTTCGAGCAGTTGAAACTGGGAGGGGGCGCGGACTCTCCCGCCGACTGGCTGGTGGAGATCTGTGATGCCCTGACCGAGCGGGCGGGGGAGTTCGTTGAGGAGCTGCACGATCAGATCCTGGAACTGGAGGAGAGGGTGCTGACCCGCGACTTGCCCGCCAATGGCCGGTTGGCGCTGATCCGCAAGCAGCTCATCATGATCCGCCGCTATCTCTCCCCCCAGCGGGATCTGGTGGCGCGGCTCGCCAACGAGAAGATCAGCTGGCTGGACGAGGATGACCGCCGCCGTCTGCTCGACATCGCCGATCGCTTGCGGCGCTGGCTGGACGATCTGGATGCCGGGGTCGCCCGTACCGCCGTGCTGGCGGACGAGATCAACAACCTGATGGCGGAGGCGACCAATAGACGCGCCTACCAGATGTCGGTGATGGCGTTGCTGTTCCTGCCTGCGACCTTCCTGACCGGCCTGTTTGGCATCAACCTGGGGGGCATTCCGGGGGCGGAGAGTCCGCTTGCCTTCTGGGTCTTCAGCGGCTCCCTGCTGACATTGGCGACCGTACTGGCGGTCTGGCTCAAACATCGGCGCTGGTGGTAA
- a CDS encoding YaiI/YqxD family protein yields MPIWVDADACPLPVKEILYRAAHRAQVVTTLVANQGLRVPPSPFIKTQQVEQGFDVADHVIAQQVRPGDLVITGDIPLASWVIDAGGEALNPRGEIYTRETIQARLGMRNFMEELRSAGVQTGGPAPFNAADKQRFANALDKWLLRGKLA; encoded by the coding sequence ATGCCCATCTGGGTTGATGCCGATGCCTGTCCCCTCCCGGTCAAGGAGATCCTCTACCGCGCCGCCCACCGTGCCCAGGTTGTCACCACCCTGGTCGCCAATCAGGGGCTGCGGGTGCCGCCCTCCCCCTTCATCAAGACCCAGCAGGTGGAGCAGGGGTTCGATGTGGCGGATCACGTGATCGCCCAGCAGGTCAGGCCCGGCGATCTGGTCATTACCGGCGATATCCCGCTGGCCTCCTGGGTGATCGATGCCGGCGGCGAGGCACTCAATCCCCGGGGCGAGATCTACACCCGCGAGACCATACAGGCGCGGCTCGGCATGCGTAACTTCATGGAGGAGCTGCGCTCAGCCGGGGTCCAGACCGGCGGCCCGGCCCCCTTCAACGCGGCCGACAAGCAACGCTTCGCCAATGCGCTGGACAAGTGGTTGCTCAGAGGCAAGCTGGCATAG